Proteins from a genomic interval of Luteibacter pinisoli:
- the pstS gene encoding phosphate ABC transporter substrate-binding protein PstS, with protein MGAAQATDITGAGSSFVYPVLSKWSATYAESTGNKLNYQSVGSGAGIAQIKEGTIDFGASDAPMSGEDLTKFGLGQFPVVVGGIVPIVNLQGVAAGQLKLDGKVLADIYLGKIARWSDPAIAALNPGVKIPDVKVTVVHRSDGSGTSFNFTNYLSKVSPEWASKVKFGTAVEWPAGVGGKGNEGVSQYVRQIPGSIGYVEYAYAKKNSIAYTQLQNATGAYVQPTAETFAAAAATADWKSAKDFNVIMTNAPGANAWPITATTWVIMYKKAKNASHTKVAFDFFKWSLEKGQSQAASLDYVALPDTLVKQIEAYWGSDFK; from the coding sequence ATGGGCGCCGCCCAGGCCACCGATATCACCGGTGCTGGCTCGAGCTTCGTCTACCCCGTCCTGTCGAAGTGGTCGGCGACGTACGCCGAAAGCACGGGTAACAAGCTGAACTACCAGTCGGTCGGTTCGGGCGCCGGTATCGCCCAGATCAAGGAAGGCACCATCGACTTCGGCGCCTCCGACGCCCCGATGAGCGGCGAAGACCTCACCAAGTTCGGCCTGGGCCAGTTCCCGGTCGTCGTTGGCGGCATCGTGCCGATCGTCAACCTGCAGGGTGTTGCCGCTGGCCAGCTGAAGCTGGACGGCAAGGTGCTCGCCGACATCTACCTGGGCAAGATCGCCCGCTGGAGCGATCCGGCCATCGCCGCCCTGAACCCGGGCGTGAAGATCCCCGACGTCAAGGTCACCGTCGTCCATCGTTCGGACGGTTCGGGCACCTCGTTCAACTTCACCAACTACCTCTCCAAGGTGAGCCCGGAGTGGGCATCCAAGGTGAAGTTCGGCACGGCCGTCGAGTGGCCGGCTGGCGTGGGCGGCAAGGGTAACGAAGGCGTCTCGCAGTACGTGCGCCAGATCCCGGGCTCGATCGGCTACGTCGAATACGCCTACGCCAAGAAGAACAGCATCGCCTACACCCAGCTGCAGAACGCGACGGGCGCCTACGTCCAGCCGACCGCCGAGACCTTCGCTGCCGCTGCCGCCACCGCTGACTGGAAGTCCGCCAAGGACTTCAACGTCATCATGACCAACGCCCCGGGCGCCAACGCGTGGCCGATCACCGCCACCACGTGGGTCATCATGTACAAGAAGGCCAAGAACGCCTCGCACACCAAGGTCGCCTTCGACTTCTTCAAGTGGTCGCTTGAGAAGGGCCAGAGCCAGGCCGCTTCGCTCGATTACGTGGCCCTGCCGGACACGCTGGTCAAGCAGATCGAAGCCTACTGGGGCTCCGACTTCAAGTAA
- the rlmB gene encoding 23S rRNA (guanosine(2251)-2'-O)-methyltransferase RlmB gives MTETWIVGINPVEGALANDPERIRELLVEQNSKNARLNEIIAVARKRGIQVRTMGKEQLEKTSGESRHQGVVARYETPPMLGENDLEGLIEAAGHDALVLVLDGVTDPHNLGACLRSAAAAKVTAVVVPKDRAVGLTPTVRRASAGGADLVPMVAVTNLARALRTLKDAGVWITGLDGETEKTIYQVDFKGPVALVLGSEGDGMRRLTVDTCDFVAKIPMPGRMESLNVSVATGIVLFEVLRQRGVK, from the coding sequence ATGACTGAGACGTGGATCGTTGGTATCAATCCGGTCGAAGGCGCCCTCGCCAACGACCCGGAGCGTATCCGTGAATTGCTGGTTGAACAGAACTCGAAGAACGCACGCCTGAACGAGATCATTGCCGTGGCGCGCAAGCGCGGCATCCAGGTGCGCACCATGGGCAAGGAGCAGCTCGAGAAGACCAGCGGCGAATCGCGCCACCAGGGCGTGGTCGCGCGGTATGAAACCCCGCCCATGCTGGGCGAGAACGACCTGGAAGGCCTCATCGAGGCCGCCGGCCACGATGCGCTGGTGCTGGTGCTCGACGGCGTGACCGACCCGCATAACCTCGGCGCGTGCCTGCGCAGCGCCGCGGCGGCAAAGGTCACCGCCGTGGTCGTGCCCAAGGATCGTGCCGTGGGCCTCACGCCCACGGTGCGCCGTGCCTCGGCCGGCGGCGCGGACCTCGTGCCGATGGTCGCGGTGACCAACCTGGCCCGCGCCCTCCGCACGCTGAAGGACGCTGGCGTGTGGATCACCGGGCTGGATGGGGAAACCGAGAAGACCATCTACCAGGTGGACTTCAAGGGCCCGGTCGCGCTGGTCCTCGGCAGTGAAGGCGACGGCATGCGCCGCCTCACCGTCGACACCTGCGATTTCGTGGCAAAGATCCCGATGCCGGGCCGGATGGAGAGCCTCAATGTTTCCGTGGCCACCGGCATCGTCCTGTTCGAGGTGCTGCGCCAGCGAGGTGTGAAATGA
- the phoU gene encoding phosphate signaling complex protein PhoU, with translation MNTPHQHIIKSYDDELKRLTGEIVRMGELAVTQLEAAIDVVQRRDERAAQRIVDNDDALDTLEHDISQDVVRLLALRAPIAGDLRNVFAALRIAADIERIGDYAANVAKRSIPLSRVAPIPVAGGLANLAELAAEQLRNVLIAYRDQDAEAAYEVWKSDADLDEAYTVVFRALLTYMMEDPRNITPCTHLLFMAKNIERIGDHATNIAENVWFVVHGEPLVAPRTKRDDTASPDFSVKQP, from the coding sequence ATGAACACCCCGCACCAGCACATCATCAAAAGCTACGACGACGAGCTGAAGCGCCTGACCGGCGAAATCGTGAGGATGGGCGAGCTCGCCGTGACGCAGCTCGAAGCCGCGATCGACGTCGTGCAGCGCCGTGACGAGCGCGCCGCCCAGCGCATCGTCGACAACGACGACGCCCTCGACACGCTCGAGCATGACATCAGCCAGGACGTGGTCCGCCTGCTTGCCCTGCGCGCGCCGATCGCCGGCGACCTGCGCAACGTCTTTGCGGCCCTGCGCATCGCGGCCGACATCGAGCGCATCGGCGACTACGCCGCCAACGTGGCCAAGCGCTCCATCCCGCTGAGCCGCGTCGCGCCGATCCCCGTGGCCGGTGGCCTGGCCAACCTGGCCGAGCTCGCCGCCGAACAGCTGCGCAACGTGCTGATCGCCTACCGCGACCAGGACGCCGAGGCGGCCTACGAAGTGTGGAAGTCCGACGCGGACCTCGACGAAGCGTACACCGTGGTGTTCCGCGCCCTCCTCACCTACATGATGGAAGACCCGCGCAACATCACCCCGTGCACGCACCTGCTGTTCATGGCCAAGAACATCGAGCGCATCGGTGACCACGCCACGAACATCGCGGAAAACGTCTGGTTCGTCGTCCACGGCGAGCCGCTGGTGGCGCCGCGCACCAAGCGCGACGACACCGCCAGCCCGGACTTCAGCGTCAAGCAGCCGTAA
- the sugE gene encoding quaternary ammonium compound efflux SMR transporter SugE, with protein sequence MYWGILVIAGLFEIAWAIGLKYTEGFTRLMPSVLTAGAMVISIVLLALATKKLPLGTAYAVWTGIGAVGAVTLGIVLFGESAQPLRLLCVALIVAGIIGLKLTAA encoded by the coding sequence ATGTACTGGGGCATCCTCGTTATTGCCGGTCTTTTCGAGATCGCGTGGGCCATTGGCCTGAAATACACCGAAGGCTTCACCAGGCTGATGCCGAGCGTGCTGACCGCCGGCGCCATGGTGATCAGCATCGTGCTACTGGCGTTGGCCACGAAGAAGCTGCCGCTGGGCACCGCCTATGCCGTGTGGACGGGCATTGGCGCCGTGGGCGCGGTGACGTTGGGTATCGTGCTGTTTGGCGAATCGGCGCAGCCGTTGCGGCTGCTGTGTGTCGCACTGATCGTGGCCGGCATTATCGGCCTCAAGCTCACCGCCGCCTGA
- the pstB gene encoding phosphate ABC transporter ATP-binding protein PstB, whose product MTVRDLNFYYGDFHALKSIGMDVPEKKVTAIIGPSGCGKSTLLRIFNRIYAIYPSLRAEGQIVLDGENILDPKYSMNRLRSKVGMVFQKPVPFPMTIFENVAYGIRHHERLGRTQMEERVEQALRGAALWDEVKDKLKQSALGLSGGQQQRLCIARGIALKPEVLLLDEPTSALDPIATSRIEQLVEELKKDFTIVIVTHNMQQAARCSDMTAFMYMGELIEFDKTEKIFTKPDKKQTEDYITGRFG is encoded by the coding sequence ATGACGGTGCGCGACCTGAACTTCTACTACGGCGATTTCCACGCGCTGAAGAGCATCGGCATGGACGTGCCGGAGAAGAAGGTGACGGCCATCATCGGCCCGTCCGGCTGCGGCAAGTCCACCCTGCTGCGCATCTTCAACCGCATCTATGCGATCTACCCGAGCCTGCGCGCGGAAGGCCAGATCGTCCTGGATGGCGAGAACATCCTCGATCCGAAGTACTCCATGAACCGCCTGCGCAGCAAGGTGGGCATGGTGTTCCAGAAGCCCGTGCCGTTCCCGATGACGATTTTCGAAAACGTCGCCTACGGCATCCGCCACCACGAGCGCCTTGGCCGCACGCAGATGGAAGAGCGCGTGGAACAGGCCCTGCGCGGCGCGGCCCTGTGGGACGAGGTGAAGGACAAGCTCAAGCAGAGCGCGCTCGGCCTCTCCGGCGGCCAGCAGCAGCGCCTGTGCATCGCGCGTGGCATCGCGCTGAAGCCAGAAGTGCTGCTGCTCGACGAGCCGACCTCGGCGCTGGATCCGATCGCCACCAGCCGCATCGAGCAGCTGGTGGAAGAGCTGAAGAAAGACTTTACGATTGTCATCGTTACCCACAACATGCAGCAGGCTGCGCGTTGCTCGGATATGACCGCCTTCATGTACATGGGCGAGCTGATCGAGTTCGATAAGACCGAGAAGATCTTCACGAAGCCGGACAAGAAGCAGACCGAAGATTACATCACCGGCCGTTTCGGCTAA
- the pstA gene encoding phosphate ABC transporter permease PstA, with protein sequence MSASLYTKRRVKNVLAMSFSLLATAIGLFFLAWILWETLSQGLAGLKPQLFTKITAYREEGGLANAMVGSLILNILGIVIATPIGVAAGAWLAEYSMRSKLGPTIRFLNDILLSAPSIVLGLFVYTIVVLPSKYLSGGDITFSGLAGGIALALIALPVIVRTTDEMLRLVPGTIREAALSLGVPQWKLTMQILVRSARSGIITGILLALARISGETAPLLFTAFGNNFMTFNPLDKMPSLPQVIYEYTKDPSPDINVLAWAGAFVLTMFVLALSLVARFVFSRSKVSHD encoded by the coding sequence ATGTCTGCTTCGCTCTACACCAAGCGCCGGGTCAAGAATGTCCTGGCGATGTCCTTCAGCCTGCTCGCCACGGCGATCGGCCTGTTCTTCCTGGCCTGGATCCTCTGGGAAACCCTGAGCCAGGGCCTGGCCGGCCTGAAGCCGCAGCTGTTCACCAAGATCACCGCCTACCGCGAAGAAGGCGGCCTGGCCAATGCCATGGTCGGCAGCCTCATCCTCAACATCCTCGGCATCGTCATCGCCACCCCGATCGGCGTGGCCGCCGGCGCGTGGCTGGCCGAATACTCGATGCGCTCGAAGCTGGGTCCCACCATCCGCTTCCTCAACGACATCCTCCTGTCGGCGCCGTCGATCGTGCTGGGCCTGTTCGTCTACACCATCGTGGTGCTGCCGTCCAAGTACCTCAGCGGCGGCGACATCACCTTCTCGGGCCTCGCAGGCGGTATCGCGCTGGCGCTGATCGCCCTGCCCGTCATCGTCCGCACCACGGACGAAATGCTGCGCCTGGTGCCGGGCACCATCCGCGAAGCCGCCCTCTCCCTGGGCGTGCCGCAGTGGAAGCTCACGATGCAGATCCTGGTGCGCTCGGCGCGCTCGGGCATCATCACCGGCATCCTGCTGGCCCTGGCCCGCATCAGCGGCGAAACCGCCCCGCTGCTGTTCACGGCCTTCGGCAACAACTTCATGACGTTCAACCCCCTCGACAAGATGCCGAGCCTGCCGCAGGTCATCTACGAATACACCAAGGACCCCAGCCCGGATATCAACGTGCTGGCCTGGGCCGGTGCCTTCGTGCTGACCATGTTCGTGCTCGCACTCAGCCTCGTCGCCCGTTTCGTCTTCTCGCGCTCCAAGGTGTCCCATGACTAA
- the rnr gene encoding ribonuclease R has product MTKKNKGSGAPQGPRKPKASRPGKALDKYRDRQPGAVVTDPHAAREAQRYDTPIPSREAILALLEERGELMIAEDIARALRLFTDYEINALDKRLGAMVRDGQLLRNRRNGYAPAQKLSLIPGRVIANAEGYGFLRPDEGGEDLYLSPSQMRTVLHGDRVLASVVGIDRRGRRQGAIVEVLERRSPRLVGRVVVENGVMLVEPDDRRLHQNIMIPAGRDAGAHSGEIVVVEITEPPTPHRGPLGTIRAVLGARLQPSLVVEMAIASHDLPNEWPPQVIRQAEEVEPKVTAAERKGKVDIRDLPLVTIDGEDARDFDDAVYAEQLKNGGFRLIVAIADVSHYVPVGTVLDAEAYERSTSTYFPGFVVPMLPETLSNGICSLNPRVDRLCMVCDMEVDAEGEVTHSKFYEAVMYSHARLTYNKVWQAVGERNADVRQEIADVLPQVETLHRLYKAMAKARKRRGAIDFETPEVKFRLTPSGDVVSMGASDRNDAHKLIEECMIAANVQAAKFLSKRKIPALYRVHAPPPVEKYEDLLQFLREFKLKLPPADEVTPADFSALLKKVHDRPEAELIQSVLLRAQSMAVYLPSNDGHFGLALDAYAHFTSPIRRYPDLLVHRAIRYALTKGKPADYEYTEAQMAAMGVHCSQRERRAEEAERDVDERFKCAWMEKHVGEEFAGTITGVTSFGLFVELAASRVSGLVHVSQLPNDYYKFDPVRHLLAGERSGASYRLGDYVSVQVLRASMEDRKIDFRLVSRLQSLPKPTPLPPAPLPPVKPVGTVAQVGKAFGRAVRKVADTLTGKKSKKAVAAPAPVVEHALPSLPPVPGARKAADKRPASRKPVVEQAPPPKAPSKRGGPRQPTPKQAPAASAPAKRAPVKQAAAKQAPTKQAPAKQAPTKQAAAKKAAPRNPRSKS; this is encoded by the coding sequence GTGACGAAGAAAAACAAAGGTTCCGGTGCCCCGCAAGGGCCTCGTAAACCCAAGGCCAGCCGCCCCGGAAAGGCGCTGGACAAGTACCGCGACCGCCAGCCGGGCGCCGTGGTAACCGATCCCCATGCCGCGCGCGAAGCGCAGCGCTACGACACCCCCATCCCCAGCCGCGAGGCCATCCTGGCCCTGCTGGAAGAGCGCGGCGAGCTGATGATCGCCGAAGACATCGCCCGCGCCCTGCGCCTTTTCACCGATTACGAGATCAACGCGCTCGACAAGCGCCTTGGCGCGATGGTCCGCGACGGGCAGCTGCTGCGTAACCGCCGTAACGGCTATGCCCCCGCACAGAAGCTCAGCCTGATCCCCGGCCGCGTCATCGCCAACGCCGAGGGCTACGGCTTCCTGCGCCCGGACGAGGGCGGTGAAGACCTGTACCTGTCGCCCTCGCAGATGCGCACCGTCCTCCACGGTGACCGCGTGCTCGCCAGCGTCGTCGGCATCGATCGCCGCGGCCGTCGCCAGGGCGCCATCGTGGAAGTGCTCGAGCGTCGCTCGCCGCGCCTCGTTGGCCGCGTCGTCGTCGAAAACGGCGTGATGCTTGTCGAGCCGGACGATCGCCGCCTGCACCAGAACATCATGATCCCGGCCGGCCGCGATGCCGGTGCCCATTCGGGCGAGATCGTAGTCGTCGAGATCACCGAGCCGCCGACACCGCACCGTGGCCCGCTGGGCACCATCCGTGCCGTGCTGGGTGCGCGCCTGCAGCCGTCGCTCGTGGTCGAAATGGCCATCGCCAGCCACGACCTGCCCAACGAATGGCCGCCGCAGGTCATCCGCCAGGCCGAGGAAGTGGAACCGAAGGTCACCGCCGCCGAGCGCAAGGGCAAGGTCGACATCCGCGACCTGCCGCTGGTGACGATCGATGGCGAAGACGCGCGCGACTTCGACGATGCCGTTTACGCCGAACAGCTCAAGAACGGTGGCTTCCGCCTCATCGTCGCCATCGCCGACGTCTCGCATTACGTGCCGGTGGGTACGGTGCTCGACGCCGAGGCCTATGAGCGCAGCACGTCCACCTATTTCCCGGGCTTCGTCGTGCCGATGCTGCCGGAGACGCTCTCGAACGGCATCTGCTCGCTGAATCCCCGCGTGGACCGCCTCTGCATGGTCTGCGACATGGAAGTGGACGCCGAAGGCGAAGTCACCCATTCGAAGTTCTACGAAGCGGTGATGTATTCGCACGCGCGCCTTACCTACAACAAGGTGTGGCAGGCCGTGGGCGAACGCAACGCCGATGTCCGCCAGGAAATCGCCGACGTGCTGCCGCAGGTGGAAACCCTGCACCGCCTGTACAAGGCCATGGCGAAGGCACGCAAGCGTCGCGGCGCCATCGATTTCGAAACGCCGGAGGTGAAGTTCCGCCTCACGCCGTCGGGCGACGTGGTGTCCATGGGCGCCAGCGATCGCAACGATGCGCACAAGCTGATCGAAGAATGCATGATCGCCGCCAACGTGCAGGCCGCGAAGTTCCTTTCCAAGCGCAAGATCCCGGCGCTGTATCGCGTGCATGCGCCGCCGCCGGTCGAGAAGTACGAAGACCTGCTGCAGTTCCTGCGCGAGTTCAAGCTGAAGTTGCCGCCGGCCGATGAAGTCACCCCGGCCGATTTCTCCGCGCTGCTGAAGAAGGTCCATGACCGTCCGGAAGCGGAGCTGATCCAGTCCGTGCTGCTGCGTGCGCAGAGCATGGCGGTGTACCTGCCGTCCAACGACGGCCACTTCGGCCTGGCGCTGGACGCGTATGCGCACTTCACCTCGCCGATCCGTCGTTATCCGGACCTGCTCGTCCATCGTGCCATCCGCTATGCGCTGACCAAGGGCAAGCCGGCCGATTACGAGTACACCGAGGCGCAGATGGCTGCCATGGGCGTGCACTGCTCGCAGCGCGAGCGCCGTGCCGAGGAAGCCGAGCGCGATGTCGACGAGCGCTTCAAGTGCGCGTGGATGGAAAAGCACGTGGGCGAAGAGTTCGCCGGCACCATCACCGGCGTCACTTCGTTTGGCCTGTTCGTGGAACTGGCCGCGTCGCGTGTGTCGGGCCTGGTGCATGTCTCGCAGCTGCCGAACGACTATTACAAGTTCGATCCGGTACGGCACCTGCTCGCCGGCGAGCGCTCCGGCGCGAGCTATCGCCTGGGTGACTACGTGAGCGTGCAGGTGCTGCGCGCGAGCATGGAAGACCGCAAGATCGACTTCCGCCTCGTCTCCCGCCTGCAGTCCCTGCCGAAGCCGACGCCGCTGCCGCCCGCCCCGTTGCCGCCGGTGAAGCCGGTGGGCACCGTCGCCCAGGTCGGCAAGGCCTTCGGCCGCGCCGTGCGCAAGGTGGCTGACACGCTCACCGGCAAGAAGTCGAAGAAGGCGGTTGCAGCACCGGCGCCGGTCGTGGAACATGCGCTGCCTTCGCTGCCGCCCGTGCCGGGTGCACGCAAGGCCGCCGACAAGCGTCCTGCCTCGCGCAAGCCCGTGGTCGAGCAGGCCCCGCCGCCGAAGGCACCGTCGAAGCGGGGCGGCCCGCGCCAGCCCACGCCGAAGCAGGCGCCCGCGGCCAGCGCGCCGGCGAAGAGGGCACCCGTGAAGCAGGCCGCCGCGAAACAGGCGCCGACGAAACAGGCGCCCGCGAAGCAGGCCCCCACCAAGCAAGCCGCGGCCAAGAAAGCTGCGCCGCGCAACCCCAGGAGCAAGTCGTAA
- a CDS encoding CBU_0592 family membrane protein produces MTSLLWHDWCGLVGVALVLVAFFLLQAHKLSGQGYPYQVMNLLGAFGILLSLIFGTFNLPAFLQEMAWFLISVYGIVRGVRARKAATIVP; encoded by the coding sequence ATGACGAGTTTGCTCTGGCATGACTGGTGCGGCCTGGTCGGCGTCGCGCTGGTGCTGGTGGCGTTCTTCCTGCTCCAGGCACACAAGCTCTCGGGGCAGGGCTACCCGTACCAGGTGATGAACCTGCTGGGCGCCTTCGGCATTTTGCTGTCGCTGATTTTCGGCACCTTCAACCTGCCGGCCTTCCTGCAGGAAATGGCCTGGTTCCTGATCAGCGTCTACGGCATCGTCCGTGGCGTCAGGGCCCGCAAAGCCGCCACCATCGTTCCCTGA
- the pstC gene encoding phosphate ABC transporter permease subunit PstC, with the protein MHASASTAVPSAERTAEAARNAKDTRDDRIFGWVLKGCALIVLLALVGAAGSTLWLGSDAFRTFGFGFLTSATWDPSNDQYGALVPVMGTVGTAFIALLFAVPVSFGIALFLTEIAPQWLRGPVSSAIELLAGIPSIIYGMWGLFIFAPFVAEHIKPWLMNNFSADPPDGKVSFLVQHVPGIGKFFSSEYPFFGAGVFTAGLVLAVMIIPFISSVMREVFQTVPTRLKESAYALGSSTWEVVWDIVVPYTRTAVIGGIFLGLGRALGETMAVAFVLGNTFKFSLSFLETGSSIASTIANQFGEAQGLQRSALMALAFLLFVVTFIVLLIARLMLRRLKTREGK; encoded by the coding sequence ATGCATGCTTCCGCCAGCACCGCCGTTCCCAGCGCTGAACGCACCGCCGAAGCGGCGCGTAATGCGAAGGACACGCGCGACGACCGAATCTTTGGCTGGGTCCTGAAGGGCTGCGCCCTGATCGTCCTGCTCGCCCTGGTGGGCGCCGCGGGATCCACGCTCTGGCTGGGTTCGGACGCGTTCCGCACGTTCGGCTTCGGCTTCCTCACCAGCGCCACCTGGGACCCTTCGAACGACCAGTACGGTGCGCTCGTGCCGGTCATGGGTACCGTCGGCACCGCGTTCATCGCGCTGCTGTTTGCCGTGCCGGTCAGCTTCGGCATCGCCCTCTTCCTCACCGAGATCGCCCCGCAGTGGCTGCGCGGTCCGGTCAGCTCCGCCATCGAACTGCTCGCGGGCATCCCCTCGATCATCTACGGCATGTGGGGCCTCTTCATCTTCGCCCCGTTCGTCGCCGAGCACATCAAGCCGTGGCTGATGAACAACTTCAGCGCGGATCCGCCGGACGGCAAGGTGTCGTTCCTGGTCCAGCACGTGCCGGGCATCGGCAAGTTCTTCTCCAGCGAATACCCGTTCTTCGGCGCCGGCGTGTTCACCGCGGGCCTGGTGCTGGCGGTGATGATCATCCCGTTCATCTCCTCGGTGATGCGCGAAGTGTTCCAGACCGTCCCCACCCGCCTTAAGGAATCGGCCTACGCGCTGGGTTCCAGCACGTGGGAAGTCGTCTGGGACATCGTCGTGCCCTACACCCGCACGGCCGTGATCGGCGGCATCTTCCTCGGCCTGGGCCGCGCCCTGGGTGAGACGATGGCCGTGGCCTTCGTGCTGGGCAACACCTTCAAGTTCTCGCTGTCGTTCCTCGAAACCGGCAGCTCCATCGCCTCGACCATCGCCAACCAATTTGGCGAAGCGCAGGGCCTGCAGCGCTCCGCACTGATGGCGCTGGCCTTCCTGCTCTTCGTGGTGACCTTCATCGTGCTGCTGATCGCACGCCTCATGCTGCGCCGCCTGAAGACCCGGGAGGGCAAGTAA